In Arthrobacter sp. UKPF54-2, the following are encoded in one genomic region:
- a CDS encoding DUF4383 domain-containing protein, with product MTTASPHAHGVHFGRTDVQNVGMGVGIVLIVVGVLGFIPGITTQYSELRFFGPDSRAMFLSLFQVSMLLNIVQLAIGATGLTMSRNGMGARNFLMGFGLLYIIFSVYGLIVGVGSAANFLSFNTMDNWTHMVLGVAMIGAGWLLSRHLADDAQTR from the coding sequence ATGACTACCGCATCTCCACATGCGCACGGCGTACATTTCGGACGGACAGATGTCCAAAACGTCGGCATGGGTGTGGGTATTGTCCTAATTGTCGTGGGCGTCCTGGGGTTCATCCCGGGCATCACCACGCAGTACAGCGAACTGAGGTTCTTCGGACCCGATTCCAGGGCCATGTTCCTCAGCCTGTTCCAAGTGTCCATGCTGCTGAACATCGTCCAGCTGGCCATCGGCGCCACCGGCCTGACCATGTCCCGCAACGGCATGGGAGCTAGGAACTTCCTTATGGGCTTCGGCCTGCTGTACATCATCTTCAGCGTGTACGGGCTGATCGTCGGCGTAGGGTCGGCGGCCAATTTCCTTTCGTTCAACACCATGGACAACTGGACCCACATGGTGCTGGGCGTGGCAATGATTGGCGCCGGCTGGCTGCTCTCGAGGCATCTGGCCGATGACGCACAAACCCGGTAA
- a CDS encoding UDP-glucose/GDP-mannose dehydrogenase family protein, whose translation MKISVIGCGYLGAVHAATLASMGHSVVGIDVDAAKVAQLDRGTAPFYEPGLDELLRDGRSNGRLAFSTNFADAAGAQLHFLCVGTPQSKTSDGADLSYLVSATEALLPFLAPGAAVVGKSTVPVGTVDMLRGVLAGRPDVLLGWNPEFLRQGTAVKDSLVPDRLVYGVPGGKDAANGAGASVTAALDAVYAPLLCAGIPRLVCNFATAELIKSASNAYLATKLSFINAMAELCEASGADVTELGEAMGLDPRIGGRYLHAGLGFGGGCLPKDIRSLRVQAAALGVDSVDAWMATVDGINQGQRSRTVEAARELCGGQLGGRRVTVLGAAFKPDTDDIRDSPALDVARQLAEAGAHVTVTDPAAINNAWLRYPQLRFEASTDRALEGAELVLLLTEWDAYRELSPAAAGALVRRRTVLDARNALDAAAWAAAGWTVRGLGRPEAAGRAAAAPGRLAAAD comes from the coding sequence GTGAAGATTTCCGTGATCGGCTGCGGCTACCTCGGCGCCGTCCACGCCGCCACCCTGGCCTCGATGGGGCACTCCGTGGTGGGGATCGACGTCGACGCCGCCAAGGTGGCCCAGCTGGACCGCGGCACCGCGCCCTTCTACGAACCGGGCCTCGACGAGCTCCTGCGCGACGGCCGCTCCAACGGCCGGCTCGCGTTCTCCACCAACTTCGCCGACGCCGCCGGCGCGCAGCTGCACTTCCTCTGCGTCGGCACACCGCAGTCCAAGACCTCCGACGGCGCCGACCTCAGCTACCTGGTCTCCGCCACCGAGGCACTGTTGCCGTTCCTGGCGCCGGGCGCCGCCGTCGTGGGCAAGTCCACGGTCCCGGTGGGAACGGTGGACATGCTCCGCGGGGTGCTCGCCGGCAGGCCCGATGTGCTCCTCGGCTGGAACCCCGAGTTCCTGCGCCAGGGCACTGCGGTCAAGGATTCCCTGGTCCCGGACCGGCTGGTCTACGGCGTGCCCGGCGGAAAGGACGCTGCCAACGGCGCCGGCGCGTCCGTCACCGCGGCCCTGGACGCGGTGTACGCGCCGCTGCTCTGCGCCGGCATCCCCCGGCTCGTCTGCAACTTCGCGACGGCGGAACTGATCAAGTCGGCGTCGAACGCGTACCTGGCCACCAAATTGAGCTTCATCAACGCCATGGCGGAACTCTGCGAAGCCTCCGGCGCTGACGTGACGGAGCTCGGCGAAGCGATGGGCCTGGACCCGCGGATCGGCGGCCGCTACCTGCACGCCGGGCTCGGCTTCGGCGGCGGCTGCCTTCCCAAGGACATCCGTTCGCTCCGGGTTCAGGCCGCCGCGCTGGGCGTGGATTCGGTGGACGCCTGGATGGCCACGGTGGACGGCATCAACCAGGGCCAGCGCTCCCGCACCGTGGAGGCGGCCCGGGAACTCTGCGGCGGCCAGCTGGGCGGCCGGCGGGTGACCGTGCTGGGGGCCGCCTTCAAACCGGACACGGATGACATCCGCGACTCCCCCGCCCTGGACGTGGCCCGGCAGCTGGCCGAGGCCGGCGCGCACGTCACCGTCACGGACCCGGCCGCGATCAACAACGCCTGGCTGCGCTACCCGCAGCTGCGCTTCGAGGCCTCCACCGACCGGGCGCTCGAGGGCGCCGAACTGGTGCTGCTGCTCACCGAATGGGACGCCTACCGGGAGCTCTCGCCGGCCGCCGCCGGGGCCCTGGTCCGGCGGCGGACGGTGCTGGATGCCCGGAACGCCCTCGACGCCGCCGCCTGGGCGGCGGCGGGCTGGACCGTGCGCGGACTGGGCAGGCCAGAGGCCGCCGGGCGCGCCGCCGCGGCGCCGGGAAGACTCGCCGCCGCCGACTGA
- a CDS encoding flotillin family protein: MPDFSAFIPLLAILAGALLAVAVVWVAIKLMWKVAEPNEALIISGLTRGTLETRDGMDFKIVTGKGALVFPGLQTVRTLSLTLNETELKVSCVTSQGIQVIVEGVVIYKIGDAPPFIANAARRFLGQQPKMQSQVYNVFEGHLRSIIGSMTVEEIIRERDKLGSQVRSASGVEMEKLGLVVDSLQIKDLQDPTGYIQNIAKPHIAQVKMEARIAEATRNREAAEREAEAAAQIADAQSLSAIKQSEAQANAERARANAAQAGPLAEATARQQVVVQETEVAKLEADREEQKLQTTIRKPADAKAYAKRTEAEGQKSADISAAEALARRTELEAQVNARRTELQAQANATAAAAAAGATRVTGEAEAAATKARGDATASSIKAKALAEAEGIKARGEALGTNQDAVISQQLAENMPAIIAAAAEPFAHVGQLTVLNGGEGINRMIGGILAQVGDYLPALRTALKDGRQAAKQPPKAPDA; encoded by the coding sequence ATGCCGGATTTCTCAGCCTTTATCCCGCTCCTCGCGATCCTTGCCGGGGCGCTGCTCGCCGTCGCGGTTGTCTGGGTGGCGATCAAGCTGATGTGGAAGGTGGCTGAACCAAACGAGGCCCTGATCATTTCCGGCCTCACCCGCGGGACGCTGGAGACCAGGGACGGCATGGACTTCAAGATCGTCACCGGCAAGGGCGCGCTCGTGTTTCCCGGCCTCCAAACCGTGCGGACCCTGTCCCTGACCCTGAACGAGACCGAGCTGAAGGTCTCCTGCGTGACGTCGCAGGGCATCCAGGTGATCGTGGAGGGCGTGGTGATCTACAAGATCGGGGACGCGCCGCCCTTCATCGCCAATGCCGCACGCCGGTTCCTCGGCCAGCAGCCGAAGATGCAGAGCCAGGTCTACAACGTCTTCGAGGGGCACCTGCGATCCATCATCGGCAGCATGACCGTGGAGGAAATCATCCGCGAGCGCGACAAGCTCGGCTCGCAGGTGCGCAGCGCGAGCGGGGTGGAGATGGAGAAGCTGGGCCTGGTGGTCGACTCGCTCCAGATCAAGGACCTCCAGGACCCCACCGGCTACATCCAGAACATCGCCAAGCCGCACATCGCGCAGGTGAAGATGGAGGCCCGGATCGCCGAAGCCACGCGCAACCGGGAGGCGGCCGAACGGGAGGCGGAGGCGGCCGCGCAAATCGCCGACGCCCAGAGCCTGTCCGCGATCAAGCAGTCGGAGGCACAGGCCAACGCGGAGCGGGCCCGTGCCAACGCCGCCCAGGCCGGCCCGCTGGCGGAGGCGACCGCGCGCCAGCAGGTGGTGGTGCAGGAAACCGAGGTCGCCAAGCTCGAAGCGGACCGCGAGGAACAAAAGCTCCAGACCACCATCCGCAAACCCGCGGACGCCAAGGCCTACGCCAAGCGCACCGAGGCCGAGGGCCAGAAATCCGCTGACATCAGCGCGGCGGAGGCCCTGGCCCGCCGCACCGAACTGGAGGCACAGGTCAACGCCCGGCGCACCGAGCTCCAGGCGCAGGCCAACGCCACGGCAGCCGCGGCCGCCGCCGGGGCCACCCGCGTCACCGGCGAAGCGGAAGCCGCCGCCACCAAGGCGCGCGGCGACGCGACGGCGTCGTCGATCAAGGCCAAGGCGCTGGCCGAAGCCGAAGGCATCAAGGCCCGCGGCGAAGCCCTCGGCACCAACCAGGACGCGGTCATCTCGCAGCAGCTGGCCGAGAACATGCCCGCCATCATCGCAGCCGCCGCCGAGCCGTTTGCCCACGTCGGCCAGCTCACCGTCCTCAACGGCGGGGAAGGCATCAACCGGATGATCGGCGGCATCCTGGCCCAGGTCGGCGATTACCTGCCGGCGCTGCGGACGGCCCTCAAGGACGGCCGGCAGGCAGCCAAACAGCCGCCGAAAGCCCCGGATGCCTAG
- a CDS encoding glycosyltransferase family 1 protein gives MRIALVAESFLPQMNGVTHSILRVLEHLQDRGDEVLVIAPSTQDTAVPGEVYGAHVHRLPSVPLAGYTNVRVALGGVARVKRILADYAPDVVHLASPFVLGWRAAQAAHQLGIPSVAIYQTEVPGYAARYGVPFLENWAWNRVDQIHLLATRTLVPSTFALNQFLGRGIPRVHMWRRGVDTTRFSPEKRDDAWRAAVAPGGERIIGYVGRLAVEKQVQDLAVLADVPGTRVVIVGDGPQREALAAALPEAVFTGFLGGEELARAVASFDLFVHPGEFETFCQTIQEAMASGVPVVATGRGGPLDLVENSRTGWLYPPGDLAALRARVTDLTGDDAKRRAFAAAAHASVQGRTWHALGEELVRHYEAVLARPAGPNPTTPSPTPRGATL, from the coding sequence GTGAGGATCGCACTAGTCGCCGAATCATTCCTGCCCCAGATGAACGGGGTCACGCACTCCATCCTGAGGGTCCTGGAGCATCTGCAGGACCGCGGCGACGAGGTGCTGGTGATCGCGCCGTCCACGCAGGACACCGCTGTCCCGGGCGAGGTTTACGGCGCGCACGTCCACCGGCTCCCCTCGGTGCCGCTGGCCGGCTACACGAACGTACGGGTGGCGTTGGGCGGTGTGGCCCGGGTCAAGCGAATCCTTGCCGACTACGCCCCCGACGTCGTCCACCTCGCCTCGCCATTCGTGCTCGGCTGGCGGGCAGCCCAGGCCGCACACCAGCTCGGCATCCCCAGCGTGGCCATCTACCAGACCGAGGTCCCCGGCTACGCCGCGCGCTACGGTGTCCCGTTCCTGGAGAACTGGGCCTGGAACCGGGTGGACCAGATCCACCTGCTGGCCACCCGGACCCTGGTCCCCTCCACGTTCGCGCTGAACCAGTTCCTAGGCCGCGGCATCCCCCGGGTTCACATGTGGCGGCGCGGGGTGGACACCACCCGCTTCAGCCCGGAAAAGCGCGACGACGCGTGGCGGGCCGCCGTCGCCCCCGGCGGGGAGCGCATCATCGGCTACGTCGGCCGGCTCGCGGTGGAGAAGCAGGTTCAGGACCTGGCGGTGCTCGCGGACGTGCCCGGCACCAGGGTGGTGATCGTCGGCGACGGCCCGCAGCGCGAGGCCCTGGCGGCCGCCCTGCCGGAGGCCGTGTTCACCGGCTTCCTCGGCGGCGAGGAGCTGGCCCGCGCCGTCGCGTCCTTTGACCTCTTTGTCCACCCCGGCGAGTTCGAGACCTTTTGCCAGACCATCCAGGAGGCCATGGCGTCCGGGGTTCCGGTGGTGGCCACGGGCCGCGGCGGGCCGCTGGACCTCGTGGAGAATTCGCGCACCGGCTGGCTCTACCCGCCCGGGGACCTCGCCGCACTCCGGGCCCGGGTGACGGACCTGACCGGCGACGACGCCAAACGCCGCGCCTTCGCCGCCGCCGCTCACGCGTCGGTCCAGGGCCGGACGTGGCACGCGCTGGGCGAGGAACTGGTGCGGCACTACGAGGCAGTCCTGGCCCGCCCTGCCGGGCCCAACCCAACCACCCCAAGCCCCACCCCCAGAGGAGCAACCCTGTGA
- a CDS encoding DUF6350 family protein: MKLRADQTGDRGLPMPLWLQGALESAQAAVISALAVVAPIVAVWATFGFRDSGFEFLARLAGQAWLVIHGVPLLLDPVGDGAAAQPESGVLWLIPLGLTLIPFLLAWRAGRRLARASYTDQLWQALLGSWLIYGAFGFATGFVCRTAEVGVSLWYASIVPLVPFALGMVIGARREAGSWSRLIGVDAVAWLSRTSQHSRWAGSYLGSVLKAGFVAVMASLAMATALLAVDLLIHWNLVIAVYEALDAGPVGGAALTIAQLGYLPNLAVFALAWTSGSGFALGVGSHAGPLATAVGPLPSIPVFAALPSGALEYGFVALVVPALAGVLAGWWFLREGENHFDEWLSIKVKARWFTATVSTLVLAAMTGAVAGLLAAALAWLARGSAGIGRLTDIGPDPTMTALFVALETGVGVVIGYAAGPWLERRQRLHEADLELAAEAD, from the coding sequence ATGAAACTGCGCGCTGATCAGACCGGGGACCGTGGCCTTCCGATGCCTTTGTGGCTGCAGGGGGCGCTCGAGTCCGCGCAGGCGGCCGTGATCTCCGCGCTCGCCGTGGTTGCACCCATCGTCGCGGTCTGGGCCACGTTCGGGTTCCGGGACAGCGGCTTTGAATTCCTCGCCCGGCTGGCGGGCCAGGCCTGGCTGGTGATCCACGGGGTGCCCCTGCTGCTGGACCCCGTCGGCGACGGCGCCGCGGCCCAACCCGAATCCGGTGTCCTTTGGCTGATCCCGCTGGGCCTCACACTGATCCCGTTCCTGCTCGCCTGGCGCGCCGGCCGGAGGCTGGCCCGGGCCTCATACACCGACCAGCTCTGGCAGGCGCTGCTCGGTTCCTGGCTGATTTACGGCGCCTTCGGGTTCGCCACCGGCTTCGTCTGCCGCACCGCCGAGGTGGGCGTCAGCCTCTGGTACGCCTCGATTGTGCCGCTGGTCCCATTCGCCCTCGGCATGGTGATCGGGGCCCGGCGCGAAGCCGGCTCCTGGAGCCGGCTGATCGGCGTCGACGCCGTCGCGTGGCTCTCCCGCACCAGCCAGCACTCGCGCTGGGCCGGCTCCTACCTCGGCTCCGTGCTTAAGGCCGGCTTCGTGGCCGTCATGGCCAGCCTGGCGATGGCCACCGCGCTGCTCGCCGTGGACCTGCTTATCCACTGGAACCTCGTCATCGCCGTCTACGAGGCGCTCGACGCCGGCCCGGTGGGCGGTGCCGCCCTCACCATCGCGCAGCTCGGCTACCTGCCCAACCTGGCCGTGTTCGCGCTCGCCTGGACCTCGGGCTCGGGGTTCGCGCTCGGCGTCGGCTCCCACGCGGGGCCGCTGGCCACCGCCGTCGGGCCGCTCCCCTCCATTCCGGTGTTCGCTGCGCTGCCCTCCGGGGCACTAGAGTACGGGTTCGTGGCCCTGGTGGTTCCGGCCCTGGCCGGCGTGCTGGCGGGCTGGTGGTTCCTGCGCGAAGGCGAAAACCACTTCGATGAATGGCTCTCCATTAAGGTCAAGGCGCGCTGGTTCACGGCCACCGTTTCCACCCTTGTCCTGGCGGCCATGACCGGCGCCGTGGCGGGGCTGCTCGCGGCGGCGCTGGCCTGGCTGGCCCGGGGTTCAGCCGGCATTGGCCGGCTCACGGACATCGGCCCGGACCCGACGATGACAGCGCTGTTCGTCGCGTTGGAAACCGGCGTCGGCGTCGTGATCGGCTACGCGGCGGGGCCGTGGCTGGAGCGCCGGCAACGGCTGCATGAAGCCGACCTCGAGCTGGCCGCCGAAGCCGACTGA